TGCCCCGCAGCATGGTGGGCCCCCTGGCCAAacttctctgcctccttcccaaCCTGACCAGCAGTATGGTGGACCCCCTGGCCAaacttctctgtctccttccagCCCTCACTGAGACCATGGTGGACCCCCTGGCCAAATCTCCCTGCCTCATTTCCGGCCTGCCCCGCAGCATGGTGGGCCCCCTGGCCAAacttctctgcctccttcccaaCCTGACCGGCAGCATGGTGGATCCCCTGGCCAaacttctctgtctccttccagCCCTCACTGAGACCATGGTGGGCCCCCTGGCCAAATCTCCCAGCCTCATTTCCGGCCTGCCCTGCAGCATGGTGGACTCCCTGGCCAAACCTCCCAGCCTCATTTCCGGCCTGCCCTGCAGCATGGTGGACTCCCTGGCCAAACCTCCCAGCCTCATTTCCAGCCTGCCCTGCAGCATTGTCGACTCCCTGGCCAAACTTCCCTGCCTCACTTCCCGCCTGGTTGGCCCCGTGATGGACCCCATGATGGATCAGTTTGTCTGCCTCCTTCCCAACCTGTCCAGCAGCGTTGTTGACCCCATGGCCAAgcttctctgcttcctttcctGCTTGTCCAATACCATGGTTGATCTCATGGGCAACCTTGTCCATGCCGTGGTTGAGCCCCTGGACGCCTTTGTCCAACTCCTTGCCGGTGTGGCTCCCCATGTTGCTAAGTCCGTTGAAAACCTTCTCCACTTCCCTTCCGGCATGCGTGATTCCACTGTTGATGCCATCCAGGGCCTTGCCCACCTCTCTCTCTGCATTGCTCAGCCCTCGGTTGATCCCTTCAATGACCTTCTCAATGGGGTCATCGCTGGCCGCCCATCCAGACAGGGCCCCCAGTAGCAGAAGGAGGGAGCAGGAGCCGACCAGACGTGCAAGATGCATATTGCTGGGAAGGTCGGGAAGGATGCAGAGAGGAGCCAGGGAAGCCACGCTGCTATTTATCCTCTCTCCCTCTCGCCCTCTTCTCCACCCCTCATGACTCAATTACCCCTGTGAGGCACTGAGTTGGTCTTCAGTCAAGGAGGTGTTTCCCAGGGAGATTTGGAGTTGAGcaatggagaggaggaggaagagagggtgaGTCATGGATGGAGAAGAACTCTGGCATCTTTGCTCCTTGCCCTCCACCCCAGAGATGGGTGTCTGCCCTTCCAACCAC
The DNA window shown above is from Homo sapiens chromosome 19, GRCh38.p14 Primary Assembly and carries:
- the SBSN gene encoding suprabasin isoform X1 yields the protein MHLARLVGSCSLLLLLGALSGWAASDDPIEKVIEGINRGLSNAEREVGKALDGINSGITHAGREVEKVFNGLSNMGSHTGKELDKGVQGLNHGMDKVAHEINHGIGQAGKEAEKLGHGVNNAAGQVGKEADKLIHHGVHHGANQAGSEAGKFGQGVDNAAGQAGNEAGRFGQGVHHAAGQAGNEAGRFGQGVHHAAGQAGNEAGRFGQGAHHGLSEGWKETEKFGQGIHHAAGQVGKEAEKFGQGAHHAAGQAGNEAGRFGQGVHHGLSEGWKETEKFGQGVHHTAGQVGKEAEKFGQGAHHAAGQAGNEAGRFGQGVHHGLSEGWKETEKFGQGVHHAASQFGKETEKLGHGVHHGVNEAWKEAEKFGQGVHHAASQVGKEEDRVVQGLHHGVSQAGREAGQFGHDIHHTAGQAGKEGDIAVHGVQPGVHEAGKEAGQFGQGVHHTLEQAGKEADKAVQGFHTGVHQAGKEAEKLGQGVNHAADQAGKEVEKLGQGAHHAAGQAGKELQNAHNGVNQASKEANQLLNGNHQSGSSSHQGGATTTPLASGASVNTPFINLPALWRSVANIMP
- the SBSN gene encoding suprabasin isoform 3 precursor (isoform 3 precursor is encoded by transcript variant 3) → MHLARLVGSCSLLLLLGALSGWAASDDPIEKVIEGINRGLSNAEREVGKALDGINSGITHAGREVEKVFNGLSNMGSHTGKELDKGVQGLNHGMDKVAHEINHGIGQAGKEAEKLGHGVNNAAGQGNHQSGSSSHQGGATTTPLASGASVNTPFINLPALWRSVANIMP
- the SBSN gene encoding suprabasin isoform 1 precursor (isoform 1 precursor is encoded by transcript variant 1), producing the protein MHLARLVGSCSLLLLLGALSGWAASDDPIEKVIEGINRGLSNAEREVGKALDGINSGITHAGREVEKVFNGLSNMGSHTGKELDKGVQGLNHGMDKVAHEINHGIGQAGKEAEKLGHGVNNAAGQVGKEADKLIHHGVHHGANQAGSEAGKFGQGVDNAAGQAGNEAGRFGQGVHHAAGQAGNEAGRFGQGVHHAAGQAGNEAGRFGQGAHHGLSEGWKETEKFGQGIHHAAGQVGKEAEKFGQGAHHAAGQAGNEAGRFGQGVHHGLSEGWKETEKFGQGVHHTAGQVGKEAEKFGQGAHHAAGQAGNEAGRFGQGAHHAAGQAGNEAGRFGQGVHHGLSEGWKETEKFGQGVHHAASQFGKETEKLGHGVHHGVNEAWKEAEKFGQGVHHAASQVGKEEDRVVQGLHHGVSQAGREAGQFGHDIHHTAGQAGKEGDIAVHGVQPGVHEAGKEAGQFGQGVHHTLEQAGKEADKAVQGFHTGVHQAGKEAEKLGQGVNHAADQAGKEVEKLGQGAHHAAGQAGKELQNAHNGVNQASKEANQLLNGNHQSGSSSHQGGATTTPLASGASVNTPFINLPALWRSVANIMP
- the SBSN gene encoding suprabasin isoform 2 precursor (isoform 2 precursor is encoded by transcript variant 2), with the translated sequence MHLARLVGSCSLLLLLGALSGWAASDDPIEKVIEGINRGLSNAEREVGKALDGINSGITHAGREVEKVFNGLSNMGSHTGKELDKGVQGLNHGMDKVAHEINHGIGQAGKEAEKLGHGVNNAAGQAGKEADKAVQGFHTGVHQAGKEAEKLGQGVNHAADQAGKEVEKLGQGAHHAAGQAGKELQNAHNGVNQASKEANQLLNGNHQSGSSSHQGGATTTPLASGASVNTPFINLPALWRSVANIMP
- the SBSN gene encoding suprabasin isoform X2; amino-acid sequence: MHLARLVGSCSLLLLLGALSGWAASDDPIEKVIEGINRGLSNAEREVGKALDGINSGITHAGREVEKVFNGLSNMGSHTGKELDKGVQGLNHGMDKVAHEINHGIGQAGKEAEKLGHGVNNAAGQVGKEADKLIHHGVHHGANQAGSEAGKFGQGVDNAAGQAGNEAGRFGQGVHHAAGQAGNEAGRFGQGAHHGLSEGWKETEKFGQGIHHAAGQVGKEAEKFGQGAHHAAGQAGNEAGRFGQGVHHGLSEGWKETEKFGQGVHHTAGQVGKEAEKFGQGAHHAAGQAGNEAGRFGQGAHHAAGQAGNEAGRFGQGVHHGLSEGWKETEKFGQGVHHAASQFGKETEKLGHGVHHGVNEAWKEAEKFGQGVHHAASQVGKEEDRVVQGLHHGVSQAGREAGQFGHDIHHTAGQAGKEGDIAVHGVQPGVHEAGKEAGQFGQGVHHTLEQAGKEADKAVQGFHTGVHQAGKEAEKLGQGVNHAADQAGKEVEKLGQGAHHAAGQAGKELQNAHNGVNQASKEANQLLNGNHQSGSSSHQGGATTTPLASGASVNTPFINLPALWRSVANIMP